In Pseudonocardia sp. C8, one genomic interval encodes:
- a CDS encoding MBL fold metallo-hydrolase — protein MSVTYTLVGGATAIVEIAGIRILVDPTFDPLRTYDLDGIDLVKTKEPAIPADEIGAIDAVLITHDHHQDHLDELGKEIALGVRTVVTTTAGAGRLGSGVIGLAPYETTQVPLPDGDVMSITGLPAQHGPAPFCDVAGPVLGFLLEAPGAPKVYLTGDNYSLEVAKEIADRIAPVDIVVMFGGGARFAEIMDGEMITMPNEGMVEVVRLVGARRVVPCHTEGWRHFTEGAELLHQALQAEGLGDRFIPVQPGETVTVEV, from the coding sequence ATGAGTGTCACGTATACGCTTGTCGGAGGGGCGACCGCGATCGTGGAGATCGCCGGGATCCGAATTCTCGTGGACCCCACGTTCGATCCACTGCGGACCTATGATCTCGATGGAATCGACTTGGTCAAGACCAAGGAGCCGGCCATTCCGGCTGATGAGATCGGAGCGATCGACGCAGTGCTGATCACTCACGACCATCATCAGGACCACCTCGACGAGCTCGGGAAGGAGATCGCCCTGGGCGTCCGGACGGTCGTCACCACGACCGCCGGAGCCGGCAGGCTCGGTTCCGGGGTGATCGGACTCGCTCCCTACGAGACGACGCAGGTTCCGCTCCCGGACGGCGACGTCATGTCGATCACCGGGCTCCCGGCACAGCACGGTCCGGCACCGTTCTGCGATGTCGCCGGACCGGTCCTGGGCTTCCTACTCGAAGCCCCCGGTGCCCCCAAGGTCTACCTGACCGGTGACAACTACTCCCTCGAGGTGGCGAAGGAGATCGCCGACCGCATCGCCCCGGTCGACATCGTGGTCATGTTCGGCGGTGGAGCACGGTTCGCCGAGATCATGGACGGCGAGATGATCACGATGCCGAACGAGGGCATGGTCGAAGTCGTCAGACTCGTCGGTGCTCGGCGCGTCGTACCGTGCCACACCGAAGGGTGGCGGCACTTCACCGAAGGAGCCGAACTGCTGCACCAGGCGCTGCAGGCGGAAGGTCTCGGTGACCGGTTCATCCCCGTCCAGCCAGGGGAGACCGTCACCGTCGAGGTGTGA
- a CDS encoding ketopantoate reductase family protein, with the protein MKYLIVGGGAIGSVLAAYMTRAGKDITLLTRGAHLDAIRRNGGMKLHYAPENADHLVPVKVAAEADYDDKPDVVIVTVKAYSLDSIYPLLNRVCQPNTIVVPLINALDIGHRIDAGIAGAAIVAQGEAYVACELVAPGECKHKLDFFRIVFGPRLGCPPFDGATEIRQDLIDCGCTAEISDHMLQAALMKFCRVSALSGAMVYYNVPLGTIVADPEKRAFLVSLCEELVAIADAAGCPFPPEFDAVDDLLTLSRSIDPNYKTSLMYDFLAGKTIESETMFEDPYRLGRQHGLEMASYAKVCNLFGHAS; encoded by the coding sequence ATGAAGTATCTCATCGTTGGTGGCGGTGCCATCGGTTCGGTCCTCGCCGCGTACATGACGCGGGCCGGTAAGGACATCACCCTCCTCACTCGGGGCGCACACCTCGACGCGATCCGCAGGAACGGGGGGATGAAGCTGCATTATGCTCCTGAGAATGCGGACCATCTCGTACCGGTCAAGGTCGCGGCCGAGGCCGACTACGACGACAAGCCGGATGTCGTCATCGTCACGGTGAAGGCCTACTCGCTCGACTCCATCTATCCGCTGCTCAATCGTGTGTGCCAGCCGAATACGATCGTCGTGCCGTTGATTAATGCGCTGGACATCGGACACAGGATCGACGCCGGAATCGCTGGGGCTGCCATCGTTGCCCAAGGCGAGGCCTATGTTGCGTGTGAGCTCGTCGCGCCCGGGGAGTGCAAGCACAAGCTCGACTTCTTCCGTATCGTCTTCGGGCCCCGGCTCGGGTGTCCGCCGTTCGACGGCGCGACCGAGATCCGCCAGGATCTCATCGACTGCGGCTGCACCGCGGAGATCTCCGACCACATGTTGCAGGCGGCCCTCATGAAGTTCTGCAGGGTGTCCGCACTTTCCGGGGCGATGGTCTACTACAATGTTCCCCTGGGCACGATCGTGGCCGACCCAGAGAAGCGGGCGTTCCTCGTCTCGCTGTGCGAGGAGCTGGTCGCCATTGCCGATGCAGCCGGCTGCCCCTTCCCGCCTGAGTTCGATGCGGTCGATGATCTGCTCACTCTCTCACGCTCGATCGACCCGAACTACAAGACGTCGTTGATGTACGACTTCCTGGCCGGCAAGACGATCGAGTCCGAGACCATGTTCGAGGATCCTTACCGCCTCGGTCGCCAGCACGGACTGGAAATGGCGTCCTACGCCAAGGTCTGCAACCTCTTCGGTCACGCGTCCTGA
- a CDS encoding MFS transporter: MIYLLTMVDRTNISIAAPDILARLELTGAATGVVLSAFFWGYVVTMVPGGALADRTSAVRVISWALAVVGITAALTGIVQSFTLLLLVRVALGLAEGVIFPAFAVLFLKWFPSRERGRAVAATTFAVPLSTVIAAPLGGWMIDQWNYETMFILQGLPAVIVAIIFARIASDDPATDSRISSAERELIISSREAETEAEGRFRDVIGRPLVWIVGVTYFLWLSGMYGFNLWMPSLIKTLSQSGIGAVGVLSAIPFALGGLGLFVNSWMSDRSGLSRGWFIATPLTLGGIALVVQHYLDFGLVVDMALLSLAGVGLFAGTGPWWSWMVSLFPKNQAATSAGLINVLGNFGGVVAPVVLGLLGGSSGGGSSFYVLGFGLLVAAALVLGLSGRRGVRTARPEDGAAAPSSAPGAPVAASRGGLDRKGARP; encoded by the coding sequence GTGATCTACTTGCTGACCATGGTCGATCGCACGAATATCAGCATCGCCGCACCTGATATTCTTGCCCGGCTCGAACTCACGGGGGCTGCGACCGGCGTCGTCCTGTCGGCATTCTTCTGGGGCTACGTCGTCACGATGGTCCCCGGTGGGGCGCTCGCGGACCGCACCAGTGCCGTGCGGGTCATATCGTGGGCGCTCGCCGTCGTGGGCATCACGGCGGCTCTGACCGGGATCGTTCAGAGCTTCACGCTCCTGCTGCTGGTCCGAGTCGCACTCGGTCTCGCGGAAGGAGTCATCTTCCCGGCTTTTGCCGTCCTTTTCCTGAAATGGTTCCCGAGCCGGGAACGCGGTCGCGCAGTAGCCGCCACGACCTTCGCAGTTCCCCTGTCGACTGTCATCGCCGCGCCGCTCGGTGGTTGGATGATCGACCAGTGGAACTACGAGACCATGTTCATCCTGCAAGGCCTGCCGGCCGTCATCGTAGCGATCATCTTCGCGCGCATCGCGTCCGATGATCCGGCCACCGACTCCCGCATCAGCAGCGCGGAGCGCGAACTGATCATCTCGTCGCGCGAGGCGGAGACCGAGGCCGAGGGCCGGTTCCGTGATGTGATCGGCCGACCCCTGGTGTGGATCGTCGGAGTCACCTACTTCCTCTGGCTCAGCGGGATGTACGGCTTCAATCTGTGGATGCCGAGCCTCATCAAGACGTTGTCGCAGAGCGGGATCGGCGCGGTGGGCGTCCTTTCGGCGATCCCGTTCGCACTCGGTGGGCTCGGCCTGTTCGTCAATTCCTGGATGTCCGACCGCTCCGGCCTGTCCCGCGGATGGTTCATCGCTACACCGTTGACGCTCGGTGGCATCGCGCTGGTCGTCCAACACTACCTGGACTTCGGCCTCGTGGTCGACATGGCACTGCTGAGCCTGGCCGGTGTGGGACTGTTCGCGGGAACGGGCCCGTGGTGGTCATGGATGGTGTCACTGTTCCCCAAGAACCAGGCCGCGACGAGCGCCGGCCTGATCAATGTACTCGGCAATTTCGGCGGCGTCGTCGCGCCGGTGGTTCTCGGACTCCTCGGCGGATCCAGTGGTGGCGGCAGCAGCTTCTACGTACTGGGCTTCGGCCTCCTGGTCGCTGCTGCACTCGTGCTCGGCCTGTCCGGTCGCCGTGGCGTGCGTACCGCACGCCCCGAGGACGGCGCGGCGGCTCCTTCCTCGGCGCCGGGGGCGCCCGTCGCGGCGAGCCGGGGCGGACTGGATCGGAAAGGCGCGCGGCCGTGA
- a CDS encoding helix-turn-helix domain-containing protein codes for MSYEIARGGSDAPRQSIPPAEYCPVSIGARLIGDRWTLLVIRELLVGASGFNDILRGLPGISRTLLAGRLRHLEHLQLVTRRPTPEGSGRKDYVLTESGAALWPLIEAIGRWAVEWKLPPPEESDVDLSLLLWRISQGIDTASLPRPDMCVEFRFLDADPARGYIRISGRGARRSACIGAPEHEADVVITANPRTLLALWFGQIPYAEAASRGLIRFEGPPALVRQAPSWFRLSPFAERTD; via the coding sequence GCAATCGATTCCCCCAGCCGAGTACTGTCCGGTATCGATCGGAGCTCGCCTCATCGGCGACCGGTGGACACTCCTCGTCATCCGAGAGCTCCTGGTCGGGGCGTCCGGGTTCAACGACATCCTCCGCGGACTGCCGGGAATATCCCGGACATTGCTGGCGGGCCGCCTGAGACATCTCGAGCACCTGCAGCTGGTCACGCGACGCCCGACACCGGAAGGAAGCGGGCGGAAAGACTACGTCCTCACCGAATCGGGGGCCGCCCTCTGGCCGCTGATCGAAGCCATCGGCCGGTGGGCAGTCGAGTGGAAGCTCCCGCCGCCCGAAGAATCTGATGTAGACCTGTCCTTGCTCTTGTGGCGTATTTCCCAGGGGATCGACACGGCATCCCTGCCCCGCCCGGACATGTGTGTCGAGTTCCGGTTCCTCGACGCGGATCCGGCCCGGGGCTACATCCGGATAAGCGGGAGGGGTGCCCGGCGTTCCGCGTGCATCGGGGCTCCGGAACACGAAGCGGACGTGGTCATCACGGCGAACCCGCGCACGCTGTTGGCCCTGTGGTTCGGGCAGATACCGTACGCGGAGGCCGCAAGCCGGGGCCTGATCAGGTTCGAGGGGCCTCCCGCACTGGTCCGGCAGGCGCCGAGCTGGTTCCGGCTCAGCCCGTTCGCGGAGCGGACGGATTGA